A window from Citrus sinensis cultivar Valencia sweet orange chromosome 3, DVS_A1.0, whole genome shotgun sequence encodes these proteins:
- the LOC102610656 gene encoding uncharacterized protein LOC102610656, with protein sequence MEQFGRIGEVMGSMKALMVFRDSIQINQRQCCLLLDIFSFAYDSIAEEMRQNLRFEERRAKWKILEQPLKELFRIFKEGENYIKQCLEIRDWWAKAITLYQNTDCVEFYIHNLLSCIPILIEAIETAAEFSGWDPDQMHKKKLVHSGKYKKEWKDHKLFQWRYGKQYLITPDFCYRIDTVWKEDRWILFNKIQQKKISGSTKQEQGLIDVLFKNLDGSGSLSGKLLPSRILIKSEDYQVRRRLGSGSQYKEILWLGESFALRHFFGDIEPLVPEISSLLSLSHPNIMHFLCGFTDEEKKECFLIMELMSRDLCSYIKEICCPRKRIPFSLPVAVDLMLQIARGMEYLHSKKIYHGNLNPSNILLKPRGASTEGYLHAKISGFGLSSVKNFGPKSPSQSGTTHPFIWHAPEVLEENEQTESASNSKYSEKSDVYSFGMICFEILTGKVPFEDAHLQGDKMSRNIRAGERPLFPFHSPKYVTNLTKRCWHADPNQRPSFSSICRILRYIKRFIMMNPHYNSQPDPPMPLVDYSDIESRLLRKFPSWETHNVLPISEIPFQMFVYRVVEKEKISSSPKDTSDSGSDKASVSGDENMTTPEDPSPPVTERKFLPSPEAVNKKLSGVKKLSESKVIKQTGTPKGRAVRPPQLIPCGRSLRMSSEGQLMAMSPRIQRTSSGHVSDSELS encoded by the exons ATGGAGCAATTTGGACGAATTGGAGAGGTCATGGGAAGTATGAAGGCGCTAATGGTATTCAGAGACAgtatacaaataaatcaaaggCAATGCTGTTTGTTGCTAGACATTTTCAGTTTTGCGTATGATTCAATAGCGGAAGAGATGAGACAAAACCTGAGATTCGAAGAGAGACGCGCGAAATGGAAAATTCTTGAACAACCATTGAAAGAGCTCTTCAGGATATTTAAAGAAGgagaaaattacattaaacaGTGCTTGGAAATTAGGGACTGGTGGGCTAAAGCCATTACCCTTTATCAGAACACGGACTGTGTTGAGTTTTACATCCATAATTTACTTAGTTGCATTCCGATCTTGATCGAAGCAATAGAGACGGCAGCAGAATTCTCTGGATGGGATCCTGATCAGATGCACAAGAAGAAACTTGTACACTCCGGCAAGTATAAAAAAGAATGGAAGGACCACAAACTTTTCCAATGGAGATACGGGAAGCAGTATCTTATTACCCCAGATTTTTGCTATAGGATAGACACCGTATGGAAAGAAGATAGGTGGATCCTTTTCAACAAAATccagcaaaagaaaatatcaggTTCAACTAAGCAAGAGCAGGGACTCATAGATGTCCTTTTCAAAAACTTGGATGGTTCAGGATCTTTGAGTGGGAAACTCTTACCAAGTAGAATCCTAATTAAGTCTGAGGATTACCAGGTGCGGCGAAGATTAGGGAGTGGGAGTCAATACAAGGAGATCCTGTGGTTGGGTGAAAGTTTTGCTTTGAGACACTTTTTTGGGGACATTGAACCCTTAGTTCCTGAGATTTCTTCTCTATTATCTCTTTCCCACCCGAATATCATGCATTTCCTGTGCGGGTTTACCGATGAGGAAAAGAAAGAGTGTTTTCTGATTATGGAACTAATGAGTAGAGACCTTTGCAGCTACATCAAAGAGATTTGTTGCCCAAGAAAGAGAATTCCATTTTCTCTTCCGGTTGCTGTTGATCTTATGCTTCAAATTGCTAGAGGAATGGAGTATCTCCACTCAAAGAAAATCTATCATGGTAATCTAAATCCTTCTAACATCCTCCTTAAACCCAGAGGTGCCTCAACAGAAGGGTACCTGCATGCAAAGATTTCAGGATTTGGCCTGTCTTCGGTGAAAAACTTTGGCCCAAAAAGTCCATCTCAGAGTGGGACTACCCATCCATTTATATGGCATGCTCCAGAAGTTCTAGAAGAGAATGAGCAGACAGAAAGTGCATCAAATTCAAAGTACAGCGAAAAGTCTGATGTTTACAGTTTTGGAATGATCTGCTTTGAGATTCTCACGGGGAAAGTTCCATTTGAAGATGCTCACCTTCAAGGAGACAAAATGAGTCGAAACATTAGGGCAGGAGAGAGGCCATTGTTCCCATTTCATTCACCAAAGTATGTGACAAATTTGACAAAGAGATGTTGGCACGCTGACCCAAATCAACGGCCAAGCTTCTCATCCATCTGTAGAATTCTTCGCTATATAAAACGGTTCATTATGATGAACCCTCATTATAATAGCCAGCCAGACCCGCCAATGCCTTTGGTAGATTATAGCGACATTGAGTCAAGGCTTTTGAGAAAATTCCCTTCTTGGGAGACTCACAATGTTTTGCCAATATCAGAGATCCCCtttcaaatgtttgtttaTAGAGTTGtggagaaagagaaaataagttCAAGCCCTAAAGACACATCAGACTCAGGAAGTGATAAAGCTTCTGTAAGTGGGGACGAAAATATGACCACACCAGAGGATCCATCTCCACCTGTGACTGAAAGAAAGTTTTTACCTTCACCCGAAGCTGTGAACAAGAAACTCTCCGGTGTCAAGAAACTGTCAGAATCGAAAGTTATTAAACAAACAG GGACACCAAAAGGGCGAGCTGTAAGACCTCCGCAACTAATTCCTTGCGGTCGTAGTTTAAGAATGAGCTCAGAAGGGCAGCTAATGGCGATGAGTCCAAGAATACAGAGAACATCCTCTGGCCATGTGTCGGATTCTGAGCTCTCCTAG